A portion of the Tiliqua scincoides isolate rTilSci1 chromosome 3, rTilSci1.hap2, whole genome shotgun sequence genome contains these proteins:
- the HSPH1 gene encoding heat shock protein 105 kDa: MSVVGFDVGSQSCFIAVARAGGIETVANEFSDRCTPSVVSFGSKSRAIGVSAKNQLITHANNTVFNFKRFHGRTFNDPFIQKEKEHLSYCIVPMKNGSVGIQVAYMDEDCLFSVEQITAMLLTKLKETAENNLKKPVTDCVISVPSFFTDAERRSVLNAAQVVGLNCLRLLNDMTAVALNYGIYKQDLPAPEEKPRLVVFVDMGHSAFQVSACAFNKGKLKVLGTAFDPFLGGRNFDEKLVDHFSAEIKAKYKLDPKSKIRAVLRLYQECEKLKKLMSSNSTDIPLNIECFMNDTDVSGKMNRAQFEELCADLLERIETPLRSLMEQIQLKVEDVYAVEIVGGATRIPAVKEKIGKFFNKDVSTTLNADEAVARGCALQCAILSPSFKVREFSITDAVPFPISLLWNTESEATEGIHEVFSRHHAAPFSKVLTFYRKGPFELQAFYSDPSGVPYPEKKIGKYIIQNIAAQNDGEKTKIKVKVRINTHGIFSVSTASMVEQMKAEEDDSSGVESETDAKNQKPSENCEKNIHQGNNEAGAQSQVQTDDQQMSPPSPEPPSEENKIPGAEKNSTQANEKKGDQPPEAKKPKIKVKNVELPIEANLVWQLGKDLLNMYIETEGKMIMQDKLEKERNDAKNAVEEYVYDFRDKLSGPYEKFVCEQDRLGFSTLLSQTEDWLYEEGEDQPKHVYMDKLADLKKFGTPIEIRYQEAEERPKLLDELGHKAQNYARITDEYKNKDEKYIHIDETEMSKVEKCVSDTMQWLSNVVSAQAKLSLEQDPIVSVNEIKGKLRELHNVCESIVTQPKPKVDSPKWEEPEHTPSIHKNEDIEEEIKNIETAQQNGECHLDESPVNMDLE, translated from the exons ATGTCTGTGGTGGGCTTCGACGTGGGCTCGCAGAGCTGCTTCATCGCCGTGGCCCGCGCCGGAGGCATCGAGACCGTCGCCAACGAGTTCAGCGACCGCTGCACCCC GTCAGTGGTGTCATTTGGGTCCAAAAGCAGAGCAATTGGAGTATCAGCTAAAAATCAG CTCATTACACATGCCAACAACACAGTATTTAACTTCAAGAGATTCCATGGCCGTACGTTTAATGATCCTTTTAttcagaaggagaaagagcaTTTGAGCTATTGTATAGTTCCAATGAAAAATGGAAGTGTTGGAATACAG GTAGCATACATGGATGAGGATTGTCTGTTTAGTGTGGAGCAGATAACTGCTATGCTGCTGACAAAACTGAAGGAGACTGCTGAGAATAACCTGAAAAAGCCTGTAACAGATTGTGTTATTTCA GTTCCATCATTTTTCACTGATGCTGAAAGGAGATCTGTGCTGAATGCTGCTCAGGTTGTTGGGTTAAATTGTCTCAGGCTACTGAATGACATGACAGCAG tggctCTGAACTATGGAATTTACAAGCAGGACCTTCCAGCTCCAGAAGAGAAGCCACGATTAGTGGTATTTGTAGATATGGGCCATTCTGCATTTCAGGTGTCGgcatgtgcttttaacaaggGTAAACTAAAG GTACTTGGTACAGCTTTTGATCCTTTTCTTGGAGGAAGAAACTTTGATGAAAAACTTGTGGATCATTTCAGTGctgaaataaaagcaaaatacaagCTGGACCCAAAATCAAAGATACGAGCTGTTCTTCGTTTATATCAGGAGTGTGAAAAGCTGAAAAAACTAATGAGCTCAAACAGCACAGATATTCCACTTAATATTGAATGCTTTATGAATGATACAGATGTGAGTGGAAAAATGAATAG AGCTCAGTTTGAAGAATTGTGTGCTGATCTCCTGGAAAGAATAGAGACTCCCCTTCGTTCATTGATGGAACAGATCCAACTCAAAGTGGAAGATGTGTATGCTGTTGAGATTGTAGGTGGAGCCACACGCATTCCAGCTGTTAAAGAAAAGATTGGGAAGTTCTTCAATAAAGATGTCAGCACAACACTGAATGCAGATGAAGCAGTTGCAAGAGGCTGTGCTTTGCAG TGTGCAATTCTGTCTCCATCTTTTAAAGTTAGAGAATTCTCCATCACAGATGCAGTTCCATTCCCAATATCATTGCTGTGGAATACAGAGTCTGAAGCTACTGAAGG AATTCATGAAGTGTTCAGTAGGCATCATGCAGCACCATTCTCCAAAGTTCTGACTTTTTACAGAAAAGGTCCATTTGAACTCCAGGCTTTCTATTCTGATCCCAGTGGTGTCCCGTACCCTGAGAAGAAGATTG GTAAATACATAATCCAGAATATTGCAGCTCAAAATGATGGAGAGAAAACTAAAATTAAAGTCAAAGTCCGCATCAATACTCACGGCATTTTTAGTGTCTCCACTGCATCTATGGTGGAGCAGATGAAAGCAGAAGAGGATGACAGTTCTGGTGTTGAGAGTGAAACTGATGCTAAAAACCAGAAACCTTCTGAAAACTGTGAG AAAAATATCCATCAAGGCAACAATGAGGCTGGAGCTCAGTCCCAGGTACAAACAGATGATCAGCAAATGtctcccccttctcctgagcCACCCTCTGAAGAAAACAAAATCCCAGGTGCTGAAAAA AATTCAACCCAGGCAAATGAAAAGAAAGGTGATCAACCTCCAGAAGCAAAAAAGCCCAAGATAAAAGTGAAGAATGTTGAGTTGCCTATTGAAGCTAATTTGGTCTGGCAACTTGGAAAAGACTTGCTCAATATGTACATTGAAACAGAG GGAAAGATGATCATGCAAGACaaacttgaaaaagaaagaaatgacgCCAAGAATGCAGTTGAAGAATATGTCTATGATTTCAGAGACAAATTATCTGGGCCTTATGAGAAATTTGTGTGTGAGCAG GATCGTCTTGGCTTCTCCACACTGCTGTCACAAACAGAAGACTGGCTATATGAGGAGGGAGAGGACCAACCTAAGCATGTCTATATGGACAAACTGGCTGACTTAAAG aaaTTTGGGACTCCCATTGAAATTAGATATCAAGAAGCTGAAGAACGGCCAAAGTTGCTGGATGAGTTAGGGCACAAGGCTCAAAACTATGCCAGGATAACTGATGAATACAAGAACAAG GATGAGAAGTACATCCATATTGATGAAACTGAAATGAGCAAAGTAGAGAAGTGTGTAAGTGACACAATGCAATGGCTAAGCAATGTTGTGAGCGCCCAAGCAAAACTGAGTCTTGAGCAAGATCCTATAGTCTCAGTAAATGAAATCAAAGGAAAACTGAGG GAGTTACACAATGTGTGCGAGTCCATTGTAACTCAGCCAAAACCAAAAGTAGATTCACCTAAATGGGAAGAGCCAGAACATACACCTTCTATTCATAAAAATGAGGACAtagaagaagaaattaaaaacatTGAGACAGCCCAACAGAATGGTGAATGCCACTTGGATGAAAGTCCAGTTAACATGGATTTGGAGTAG